From Tripterygium wilfordii isolate XIE 37 chromosome 13, ASM1340144v1, whole genome shotgun sequence, the proteins below share one genomic window:
- the LOC120012204 gene encoding cyclin-J18 isoform X1 — protein MRRSECHSDLRLRAVGFLVHSAHELQIRPIVKYTALSLFADRFYPSLTRYLQENDKGNWLLRPIRESSLQLFALVSIWVSSKIHDSCPLSVKSLKCFGDKIIREQHFTARDFMEAEVTFLKVLDYEIGAGNIAFRFLEELLLQFKAVAKVGELVNFEACLDIIDILYEKEESSVLCSSPLSLAASTLVASYVITVPKQRWEFPVLSWVKFVTSCKEEEIANLVRDILKHVFAP, from the exons ATGCGGAGGAGTGAGTGCCATTCCGATCTTCGGCTTCGGGCGGTGGGCTTCCTCGTCCATTCTGCTCAT GAACTTCAAATTAGACCGATTGTGAAATACACTGCATTGTCCCTGTTCGCTGATCGATTCTACCCGTCTCTCACCAG GTACCTACAAGAGAACGATAAGGGAAATTGGCTTTTACGACCCATAAGAGAGAGCAGTTTGCAGTTATTTGCACTAGTTTCTATTTGGGTTTCGAGCAAA ATACATGATTCTTGTCCACTATCTGTCAAAAGTTTGAAGTGTTTTGGGGACAAAATAATCAGAGAGCAACATTTTACAGCACGAGATTTCATGGAAGCA GAGGtgacatttttgaag GTATTGGATTATGAGATTGGTGCGGGAAATATTGCTTTCAGATTCCTTGAGGAGCTGCTGCTTCAGTTCAA GGCAGTGGCAAAAGTTGGGGAACTCGTTAATTTTGAAGCATGTTTGGACATCATTGATATTCTTTACGAGAAGGAAGAGTCATCAGTTCTTTGTAGTTCTCCCCTTTCTCTTGCTGCATCAACATTG GTTGCTTCATATGTCATCACAGTTCCTAAACAGAGGTGGGAGTTTCCTGTTCTCTCCTGGG TGAAGTTTGTAACATCGTGCAAGGAAGAGGAAATTGCAAACCTTGTAAGAGACATCCTTAAGCATGTCTTTGCGCCTTGA
- the LOC120012204 gene encoding cyclin-J18 isoform X3: MRRSECHSDLRLRAVGFLVHSAHELQIRPIVKYTALSLFADRFYPSLTRYLQENDKGNWLLRPIRESSLQLFALVSIWVSSKIHDSCPLSVKSLKCFGDKIIREQHFTARDFMEAEVTFLKVLDYEIGAGNIAFRFLEELLLQFKAVAKVGELVNFEACLDIIDILYEKEESSVLCSSPLSLAASTLACCFICHHSS; this comes from the exons ATGCGGAGGAGTGAGTGCCATTCCGATCTTCGGCTTCGGGCGGTGGGCTTCCTCGTCCATTCTGCTCAT GAACTTCAAATTAGACCGATTGTGAAATACACTGCATTGTCCCTGTTCGCTGATCGATTCTACCCGTCTCTCACCAG GTACCTACAAGAGAACGATAAGGGAAATTGGCTTTTACGACCCATAAGAGAGAGCAGTTTGCAGTTATTTGCACTAGTTTCTATTTGGGTTTCGAGCAAA ATACATGATTCTTGTCCACTATCTGTCAAAAGTTTGAAGTGTTTTGGGGACAAAATAATCAGAGAGCAACATTTTACAGCACGAGATTTCATGGAAGCA GAGGtgacatttttgaag GTATTGGATTATGAGATTGGTGCGGGAAATATTGCTTTCAGATTCCTTGAGGAGCTGCTGCTTCAGTTCAA GGCAGTGGCAAAAGTTGGGGAACTCGTTAATTTTGAAGCATGTTTGGACATCATTGATATTCTTTACGAGAAGGAAGAGTCATCAGTTCTTTGTAGTTCTCCCCTTTCTCTTGCTGCATCAACATTGGCAT GTTGCTTCATATGTCATCACAGTTCCTAA
- the LOC120012204 gene encoding cyclin-J18 isoform X2 — MRRSECHSDLRLRAVGFLVHSAHELQIRPIVKYTALSLFADRFYPSLTRYLQENDKGNWLLRPIRESSLQLFALVSIWVSSKIHDSCPLSVKSLKCFGDKIIREQHFTARDFMEAEVTFLKVLDYEIGAGNIAFRFLEELLLQFKAVAKVGELVNFEACLDIIDILYEKEESSVLCSSPLSLAASTLFLNRGGSFLFSPG, encoded by the exons ATGCGGAGGAGTGAGTGCCATTCCGATCTTCGGCTTCGGGCGGTGGGCTTCCTCGTCCATTCTGCTCAT GAACTTCAAATTAGACCGATTGTGAAATACACTGCATTGTCCCTGTTCGCTGATCGATTCTACCCGTCTCTCACCAG GTACCTACAAGAGAACGATAAGGGAAATTGGCTTTTACGACCCATAAGAGAGAGCAGTTTGCAGTTATTTGCACTAGTTTCTATTTGGGTTTCGAGCAAA ATACATGATTCTTGTCCACTATCTGTCAAAAGTTTGAAGTGTTTTGGGGACAAAATAATCAGAGAGCAACATTTTACAGCACGAGATTTCATGGAAGCA GAGGtgacatttttgaag GTATTGGATTATGAGATTGGTGCGGGAAATATTGCTTTCAGATTCCTTGAGGAGCTGCTGCTTCAGTTCAA GGCAGTGGCAAAAGTTGGGGAACTCGTTAATTTTGAAGCATGTTTGGACATCATTGATATTCTTTACGAGAAGGAAGAGTCATCAGTTCTTTGTAGTTCTCCCCTTTCTCTTGCTGCATCAACATTG TTCCTAAACAGAGGTGGGAGTTTCCTGTTCTCTCCTGGG TGA